Proteins encoded within one genomic window of Synechococcales cyanobacterium T60_A2020_003:
- a CDS encoding MotA/TolQ/ExbB proton channel family protein produces MNIPELFVKGGPAMWPLLLLSMLALSAIIERIWFWSKILTREREIAGRVLEAAHRDWIAASDVARRSIDQPIGRFLYAPLGLQNPPPEVFQLALESAADEELAAMRRGEKVMEAVIALAPLLGLLGTVLGLISSLGSISLGDIGTSDTRGVTLGIAEALISTAAGLIIAIFTAAFYRVFQGLVAGQSKLFRKAGNELELLYRKDWIESGSNLLPARSASTPPSLASPPETNLVETIFKDPSEK; encoded by the coding sequence GTGAATATTCCTGAACTCTTTGTGAAAGGTGGCCCTGCCATGTGGCCCCTGCTATTACTTTCAATGTTGGCTCTCAGTGCAATCATCGAGCGCATCTGGTTTTGGTCAAAGATTTTAACCCGCGAACGCGAAATTGCAGGTCGGGTTCTAGAAGCGGCTCACCGAGATTGGATTGCAGCGTCAGATGTCGCACGCCGATCCATCGATCAGCCCATCGGACGCTTTTTATACGCTCCCCTTGGGCTGCAAAATCCGCCACCAGAGGTCTTTCAACTGGCGTTAGAATCGGCGGCAGATGAGGAACTGGCAGCCATGCGGCGCGGCGAAAAGGTTATGGAAGCGGTGATTGCTCTGGCTCCGTTGCTAGGACTGCTGGGAACGGTGCTGGGCTTGATTAGTTCCTTGGGATCGATCAGCTTAGGGGATATTGGAACCTCGGATACGCGAGGCGTGACCTTGGGAATTGCAGAAGCCTTAATCAGTACTGCCGCAGGTCTAATTATTGCGATTTTTACGGCTGCGTTTTATCGGGTTTTTCAAGGGCTAGTTGCGGGACAATCGAAACTGTTTCGTAAGGCCGGGAATGAGTTAGAGCTTTTATATCGCAAAGATTGGATTGAATCGGGATCAAATCTGCTTCCAGCCCGCAGTGCGTCTACTCCACCATCGCTTGCATCGCCACCTGAAACCAATTTAGTTGAAACGATTTTCAAAGACCCTAGTGAGAAATAG
- a CDS encoding DUF1995 family protein: protein MTQLPTDLDGAIAQAKQATQAALADGYSRLQVELLFPELKVMPVAQTFLAPFEDLESKLRVIFPDAGAAALARRDWGEKPYAIRGIRDMNSEIQPEETLIIFVEPSSVEVQEVEAFCTAAGDRPVVLLNPRLEDVATIGIGYAGRQLRERFLSLFDSCYYLRPMEGAVIFRCYPSPWQVFLEGEDGEYTLIAEQPSKPIGDDLTRLLMQATGEGGNESDTPITPVRKPGLLSGLQNFLRALSQ from the coding sequence ATGACGCAACTTCCAACCGATCTCGATGGGGCGATCGCCCAAGCCAAACAAGCAACTCAAGCGGCCCTTGCCGATGGCTACTCCCGCTTGCAGGTGGAATTACTCTTTCCCGAACTGAAGGTGATGCCCGTCGCCCAGACTTTCTTGGCTCCCTTTGAGGACCTGGAGTCCAAACTTCGGGTGATCTTCCCCGATGCTGGAGCTGCCGCCCTTGCCCGCCGCGACTGGGGAGAAAAGCCCTACGCCATTCGGGGCATTCGTGACATGAATAGCGAGATTCAGCCGGAAGAAACGCTGATTATCTTCGTAGAGCCCTCCTCCGTTGAAGTACAAGAGGTCGAGGCGTTTTGTACCGCAGCGGGCGATCGCCCTGTCGTACTGCTGAATCCACGCTTAGAAGATGTTGCCACCATCGGAATTGGCTATGCCGGACGCCAACTTCGAGAGCGATTTTTAAGCCTATTCGACTCTTGCTACTACCTGCGTCCAATGGAAGGAGCCGTCATCTTCCGCTGCTATCCTTCACCCTGGCAGGTCTTTTTAGAAGGTGAAGATGGTGAGTACACTCTCATTGCTGAACAGCCCAGTAAGCCCATCGGGGATGACCTCACCCGCCTTCTAATGCAGGCCACAGGAGAGGGGGGAAATGAGTCAGATACCCCCATTACGCCTGTGCGGAAACCCGGTTTACTGTCGGGATTACAAAATTTTCTACGTGCCCTTAGCCAGTAG
- a CDS encoding EAL domain-containing protein encodes MSKWKWVYFPQVYIGIREKLLISFTLLFSVVFVVSYYWLYRAAIGQVVVHLQQELLQTALFMEEAFASNPSLEGNTSADVGDQKHLQEIYRMISLADLASGHHYHYIFWQVTSPIAFLRFAQVLHIDAIAEGIETERQKMILRRMRCKYGQGCFYAKPLTATQVLDLLHRLNADTLPV; translated from the coding sequence ATGAGCAAATGGAAATGGGTTTATTTTCCCCAGGTTTACATCGGAATTCGTGAAAAGTTGCTGATCAGTTTCACGCTGCTGTTCAGTGTCGTTTTTGTGGTTTCGTACTATTGGCTTTATCGAGCAGCCATTGGGCAAGTGGTGGTGCATCTCCAGCAGGAACTGCTGCAAACGGCGCTTTTTATGGAGGAGGCATTTGCGTCTAACCCGTCTTTAGAGGGAAACACATCTGCGGATGTCGGAGACCAAAAGCACCTGCAAGAGATTTACAGGATGATTTCGTTGGCGGATCTTGCATCTGGACATCATTACCACTACATCTTTTGGCAGGTTACTTCGCCCATTGCATTTCTCCGGTTTGCCCAGGTGTTGCACATCGATGCGATTGCAGAAGGCATTGAAACCGAGCGGCAGAAAATGATTCTCAGACGCATGCGCTGCAAATATGGGCAGGGATGCTTCTACGCCAAACCGCTAACGGCGACGCAAGTGCTAGACCTTCTACATCGACTGAATGCGGATACATTACCTGTTTAG
- a CDS encoding biopolymer transporter ExbD — protein MKLRSEHASEEARIEIIPLIDVIFCILTFFILAALGLTRQSTIGLDLPRASTGSTEMRNMLIVSIDPIGQTYIERTPVTRDQLLDAMFDFQATDPTGTVVLYASRSASYNDVVEVLDLLRSVGGDRVGLATLPDSGADMELTDPSAIPTDVPAPGFDLNSDPFQLPGAPGDLPPTDSGTVPGDDLVFPDFNAQPTPRQNGTN, from the coding sequence ATGAAACTGCGATCGGAACACGCATCGGAAGAAGCCCGTATTGAAATCATTCCGCTTATTGACGTTATTTTCTGTATTCTGACTTTCTTTATTCTGGCCGCCCTGGGGCTAACCCGTCAGTCCACCATTGGCTTAGATTTGCCTCGCGCTTCTACGGGCAGTACCGAAATGCGGAACATGCTCATCGTTAGCATTGACCCGATTGGCCAAACTTACATTGAGCGTACACCTGTTACTCGCGATCAGCTCTTGGATGCGATGTTTGACTTCCAAGCCACCGATCCAACAGGCACGGTTGTTCTCTATGCGTCCCGGTCTGCCAGCTACAACGACGTGGTTGAAGTGTTGGATTTACTCCGTTCTGTGGGGGGCGATCGCGTTGGTTTAGCCACCCTGCCAGACAGCGGAGCGGACATGGAACTGACCGATCCATCCGCTATCCCTACCGATGTGCCTGCGCCCGGATTCGATCTCAATTCTGATCCGTTTCAGCTTCCAGGCGCACCCGGTGATCTTCCGCCGACGGACTCAGGAACCGTTCCTGGTGATGACTTGGTTTTTCCGGACTTTAACGCTCAGCCGACTCCGAGACAGAACGGAACAAACTAA